The following nucleotide sequence is from Halictus rubicundus isolate RS-2024b chromosome 7, iyHalRubi1_principal, whole genome shotgun sequence.
ACTTCTGAAGACCATAGAAAAACTGTGAACAATTTACGTTTGTATTAAATATTGTTGTTTACAGTTATGGATTAGAACCCATGGGGAACCGCTTACTGTCCAGGAAAGTGTTGATAAAAAATACGAGTGTTATACCTATAGCGATCGATTGGCACGTGTTTTTGATTAAACCCGTTATGACTGAAAAAGTCCCATCCATCAATGTTGTTTACGACATTTGCACTCCATTCACGAACGAATTGTCCAATGAGTTGAAAGACTGCAGATTTCGAAGCAAGACTGAAACGCCTGTGAAACCTGACGTAACCGTtaaaggaaaatcgaaaatcccAAACACACATGATTCTATTTCAATCACTGACGGTGTTGCGGATTTGTTAAGAACATCTTCAGATATCTCTGATCGTAAAATAGACACTTCTGATCAACGTTGTGTGTGAGTATTGCAAACAAGTTCTGTATTACATAATgtctttattttaatttatagaaTTCTATTACACAATATCAAACATGGTCCACAATTTCTTTAGAAAATCTGAAGCTATTTCAACTTGGCCATTGCACGATGAGGATTCAGAAGAGGCTGAACGATCAACCATGTGCACGATCCAAAGGATTCTGACATCCCTCAGGTGTAGACGGGTACATAAAAAGGATGACATAAGTTCATACACAGatacagaacaaaatgaaatagaaaagaaagaagatatTGACTGTAGGATTTCTGTGCTTCCTTATTATGGTGAAATGAATAATAACGTCTGCACTGTAAGACcattagaaatttttatatcaatGTATttcaacataaaatatttattgtgtAATATTTCTCTAGGTTGCACCTAAGGAAATGTTCACAGTGCCAAAACACAGTAATGCAATTAATATAAGTATATATCCAGACAAATGTGTATCCAATGGAAATTTTGAAGGAGAATTTGTCTGCAAGGTTTTGGGTTTGCTGCGAATAGCACCAAGTGATAAGTTTGTATACATTTGTAACTTTTTATGTAACttaaatattaaacattttattaattttcagaTATCGAGAAAATCAGTATTCTAGATTGGATGGATTATACTTGTCTCCCATAGAATTTGATGTTGCAATAACTATTGTTCAACCACTGTTGCTTTATGATATTCCTAAGGCTGATAAAACATTTATATGTTGCGTTAATGATGTGATGCacacaaaattaaaaaagttgGAGTATGAAcaagatttaaaaattttaatatatagaAATATCTATTTAATGTACATAAAAACATTCTGATCCTGCATTAATGTTATTATACCCAACTCCAGATTGAGCAAATCATTCTTCTTCTATAATAACAAGAGTACTGCAATAAACGTTATTTTGGAAACATACTACCCATTTCATGTTAAATCTACTTCAATATACACTGAGTGCAATCCATACATACCAATGGTAGGTGTTTCTATACATGGACATGGATGTGCAGAGGTAAGAAAAAAAAGTGTCTGTTTGTAACAAAGTATGTAGAAGATTTAAATAATGCTGTCTTTGTAGGTAGAAATTATATGCCAAGTGGACGATGAATTAATTCATACTATATTGCACACAAGCAAAGCACAAGACCTCCTTAGTTCAGTAATAACGTTAAAAGAGCCATTGTTCATTATATATCCAGACAACAACAGTCAGGTTTGAAACTTGAATCTTTCTTTTATGTTTTCCCATCAAAATTAGCCAGAATAATGAGCAAAATTTATAGTGCACAATTTAGATCAGGCCTGCTCAACGATGGCTCATGGAACAGATGTGGTTGCTCCTCCTCTTCGCCTGTTCGGCGAGTCAGTCCCCACCATGTCCACTCCGACTTTTCCTTCGGCATGTACATGTACATGAATATGTAGTAATGGTGAGTAAACTGCCAGTGCAGCGATCGTGAGCATCGTGCCATAGGAAAAGTCAGAGTGGACATGGTGGAGACTGACTCGCTGAGCAGGCAAAGAGGAGAAGCACATCTGTTCCACGAGCCATCATTGAGCAGGCCTGACTTAGATTAAAATATACATATGACTGTTTTGCTACTTTTTCAATTGAGTTCAAGATTTTAATTTGTTCCTCATAGTTTTTCATTACTTATTTCATTCATTATTTATAATTACAGGAAGTGgaattaaatttacaaatatgGGTACCTTCGTTAAAATTGTCATCATACACATTAGATTTTGGTACTGTCTATGTGTGCGAAACCAAAAAATTAACATTGGTTCTAGAAAACTTATCAAGTATAGTTACagttaacaaattattttatgaacTATTTTCTATTATGGGTCCATTTCACTTAACCGACAATGATTTCCTCGACAATGTTTACATCGACACTACTTCAACGCTATATGTTTTCACTGACATTCTGATTCCACTTATATTAGTCATCATTGACACTTTGTTGTCACCAATTCGATTTGCGTTTTTTTCATAAACGACTCATGGACATTCTATTCTATTTGGAAACTGCGATATTATTTTGGCAGTGAGTCAAAATCAAAATGTTGGTAACAATAAAGTGACGATAAAGACAAATGTCAGTGTAATCGGAATGTTAGTGAAATCAGAATGTCAGTGAAAACAAATGTCCATGAAAACTAATGTCAATAACATCAGTATGTCAATGAAAACTGATGTTGCTGAAATCAGAATGTCAATGAAAACAGAATGTCTGTGAAAACATATAGCGGTGAAATGGTGTCGATGTAAACATTGTCGGTTAAGTGGATCAGACCctctattataaaatattaatttatttaaatttaatatagtGTCTGTTTACCAATTTAAAGTAAACAGTAAATATAATAATGAAGACTTTGCAGTTGATCAAAATGAAGGAAAATTATTAAGCAAGCATATTGGTAGCTGTTACTGTACGCTTACAATTTCCTTTCAACCAAAGTAAATGGACAAAAAGTGTTATTAgatgaaattaatattgtttTCAATGCATAATTCCATTTACATTTTCAAAATCAGGAAACCTGGACAGTCTATTGAAACATTAAAGATAATAACAGATACTCCATGCAATGTGGAAGAATGTGAACTTTTAGGAGAAGGAACATTAGATGAAAA
It contains:
- the LOC143355541 gene encoding uncharacterized protein LOC143355541, with translation MHTKLKKLELSKSFFFYNNKSTAINVILETYYPFHVKSTSIYTECNPYIPMVGVSIHGHGCAEVEIICQVDDELIHTILHTSKAQDLLSSVITLKEPLFIIYPDNNSQIRPAQRWLMEQMWLLLLFACSASQSPPCPLRLFLRHCSDREHRAIGKVRVDMVETDSLSRQRGEAHLFHEPSLSRPDLD